The following proteins come from a genomic window of Methanosarcina sp. MTP4:
- a CDS encoding nucleotide sugar dehydrogenase: MNSSFSKLRTLLEKRGPIKKIGVIGMGYVGIPAAVLFADAPCFDRVLGFQRNSRTSGHKIEMLNRGESPLKGEEPGLEALIRKVVSTGKFECTPDFSRISELDAVTLAIQTPFANSKDLEPDFSALSEGIRNVGRYLKPGMLVVLESTITPGTTEGMAKQVLEEESGLKAGEDFALAHAPERVMVGRLLKNIREHDRIVGGIDEASKERAMELYTPVLTEGKVIPMSATAAEVTKTTENTFRDLQIAAVNQLALYCEAMGINVYDVRAGVDSLKGEGITRAVLWPGAGVGGHCLTKDTYHLERGVKLAGNPLDYPEASDSIYVLARKVNDFMPVHMYNLTASALERVGKKVEGSKIAMLGWAFIRDSDDARNTPSEPFRELCRKAGAKVAVHDPYVRDYPGLEISEERKEVLRNADAAVILTGHSAYFSLGPGELGELMGKEHPVLVDGRNVADPDSFIEAGFVYRGIGRGDKNRHNIK, from the coding sequence ATGAATTCGTCCTTCAGCAAACTCCGGACTCTTCTGGAAAAAAGGGGCCCCATCAAAAAGATCGGGGTAATAGGAATGGGATACGTGGGAATTCCTGCAGCAGTACTGTTTGCGGATGCCCCCTGTTTTGACAGGGTACTCGGGTTCCAGCGCAACTCAAGGACCTCGGGACACAAGATAGAGATGTTAAACCGGGGAGAAAGCCCACTAAAAGGCGAGGAGCCGGGGCTCGAAGCTCTCATAAGGAAGGTAGTTTCCACCGGGAAGTTCGAATGCACCCCGGACTTTTCCAGAATATCCGAACTCGATGCCGTAACCCTGGCAATCCAGACGCCTTTTGCAAACTCCAAAGACCTCGAACCGGACTTTTCCGCCCTTTCCGAAGGCATCCGGAACGTTGGGAGATACTTAAAGCCAGGCATGCTCGTGGTCCTGGAATCCACCATCACCCCGGGCACAACCGAAGGCATGGCAAAGCAGGTCCTTGAAGAGGAATCAGGTTTAAAAGCCGGGGAAGACTTCGCCCTTGCCCATGCCCCGGAGAGGGTGATGGTAGGCAGGCTCCTGAAAAACATCCGTGAGCACGACCGGATTGTCGGGGGCATCGACGAAGCCAGCAAAGAGCGGGCAATGGAACTCTACACCCCTGTACTTACGGAAGGAAAAGTAATCCCGATGTCCGCGACTGCAGCCGAGGTTACGAAAACTACGGAAAACACCTTCAGGGACCTGCAGATTGCGGCTGTCAACCAGCTTGCCCTCTACTGCGAGGCCATGGGCATCAATGTCTACGATGTCCGGGCAGGAGTGGACAGCCTTAAAGGAGAAGGGATCACAAGGGCAGTCCTCTGGCCGGGAGCAGGAGTCGGAGGGCACTGCCTCACCAAAGATACCTACCACCTGGAAAGGGGGGTCAAACTTGCAGGAAACCCCCTGGACTATCCCGAAGCTTCCGACTCGATCTACGTGCTTGCGCGGAAAGTTAACGACTTTATGCCGGTGCACATGTACAACCTGACCGCCTCTGCCCTTGAGAGGGTGGGGAAAAAGGTGGAAGGGTCAAAGATTGCAATGCTAGGCTGGGCTTTTATCAGGGACTCGGACGATGCCAGGAACACGCCTTCCGAACCCTTCAGGGAACTCTGCCGGAAGGCAGGAGCAAAAGTGGCGGTGCATGATCCCTATGTCCGGGACTATCCGGGACTTGAGATTTCGGAGGAACGGAAAGAAGTCCTGAGAAATGCCGATGCAGCCGTAATCCTGACAGGGCACAGTGCATATTTCAGTCTCGGACCCGGCGAGCTTGGAGAGCTTATGGGAAAGGAGCACCCCGTACTTGTGGACGGGAGAAACGTGGCGGACCCTGACAGTTTTATTGAAGCCGGCTTCGTGTACAGAGGAATTGGAAGAGGGGACAAAAACAGACACAATATAAAGTGA
- a CDS encoding amino acid permease, whose amino-acid sequence MEDETLEAGEGAKSLQEQMKEQKTKVRRFGTFDGVFVPTLLTILGVIMYLREGWVVGNAGLLGAWLIILIAFSITAFTGLSLASVTTNIRIGAGGAYSIISQSLGLEVGGSIGIPLYLSQALAVAMYIFGFRAGWRWVFPEHPALLVDLAAFALLFVIAYISASLAFRIQYIILAVIAASLISIFWAGFGSPPEPIQWWGNFPGTPESGFSGIGFWGVFAVFFPAATGIMAGANMSGELKNPRKSIPVGTLSAIGISLCIYLLLAYWFARSASPDELVSDYTLLIERAVSGPLVLAGLLGATFSSALSSIVGAPRILQALGAHGILPKSEWFSKKTDRGEPRNAMVFTGAIVLGALMLRTLNTVAPLIAMFFLISYAMINLVVFIEQSLGLVSFRPLFKIPRAVSFLGAAGCLFTMFIVNPGISFLAVTLVLLIHSYLIRKQLKAPFGDVRSGLFVALAEWAAKKANSLAPPGERVWKANLLVPVEDPRDLRGTFNFLRNIAYPKGSIKLMGLTGKVKEDILLSRLPEMSQGFQEEGIFASWTLIESAEFGKNLIAGMEALTGSFFRPGILFLRLPESRDRDEEIREIIRNAALHRMGVLLLSKHPKSGFGRRNSINLWVEDRGPAWEISMDLGNLDLALLTAYKLKRNWKASLSFTALIDSPSRIRAARDFLYSLADLARIPNVAVRVLHEGLEKSSGVPSASLHIFCLSPDPDLDLARALTEKTGSSCLFALDSGEENALA is encoded by the coding sequence TTGGAGGATGAAACGCTGGAAGCCGGGGAGGGTGCAAAGAGCCTCCAGGAACAGATGAAGGAGCAAAAGACAAAGGTCAGGCGCTTTGGGACATTCGATGGCGTCTTTGTCCCCACCCTGCTTACCATCCTTGGGGTTATCATGTACCTGCGAGAAGGCTGGGTTGTAGGAAATGCAGGGCTTCTCGGAGCCTGGCTGATCATCCTGATTGCTTTTAGTATTACTGCCTTTACAGGGCTTTCTCTTGCTTCGGTTACCACAAATATCCGTATAGGAGCCGGAGGAGCTTATTCCATAATTTCCCAGTCCCTGGGACTTGAGGTTGGGGGAAGTATCGGAATTCCCCTCTACCTTTCCCAGGCCCTGGCCGTTGCCATGTACATTTTCGGGTTCCGGGCGGGCTGGAGGTGGGTCTTTCCGGAGCATCCTGCCCTTTTAGTTGACCTGGCAGCCTTTGCCCTGCTTTTCGTAATCGCCTATATCAGTGCCAGCCTCGCTTTTCGGATCCAGTACATCATCCTTGCCGTGATTGCAGCTTCCTTGATATCCATTTTCTGGGCAGGGTTCGGTTCCCCTCCTGAACCCATACAGTGGTGGGGCAACTTCCCCGGCACGCCAGAATCCGGGTTTTCCGGGATTGGGTTCTGGGGGGTGTTTGCTGTATTTTTCCCTGCTGCCACCGGGATAATGGCTGGTGCCAATATGTCAGGGGAACTCAAGAATCCCAGGAAAAGCATTCCTGTAGGTACCCTGAGTGCCATAGGCATAAGTCTCTGCATCTATCTTCTCCTGGCTTACTGGTTTGCCCGCTCAGCCAGTCCAGATGAGCTTGTAAGCGACTATACTCTGCTGATCGAAAGAGCGGTATCCGGCCCCCTTGTACTTGCAGGGCTCCTCGGAGCAACTTTCTCTTCAGCCCTCTCCTCCATCGTGGGCGCGCCGAGAATCTTACAGGCCCTTGGAGCGCATGGAATCTTGCCAAAAAGTGAATGGTTTTCCAAAAAAACCGACCGGGGTGAACCCAGAAACGCCATGGTATTTACAGGTGCCATAGTCCTCGGGGCCCTGATGCTAAGGACCCTGAACACGGTGGCTCCCCTGATAGCTATGTTTTTCCTTATCAGCTATGCCATGATCAACCTGGTCGTCTTTATCGAACAGAGCCTGGGCCTGGTGAGTTTCAGGCCCCTTTTCAAAATCCCCAGGGCAGTATCCTTCCTGGGGGCTGCAGGCTGCCTTTTTACAATGTTCATCGTAAACCCCGGCATCAGCTTCCTTGCAGTGACCCTTGTTCTTTTGATCCACAGCTACCTTATCCGCAAGCAACTGAAAGCCCCCTTCGGAGACGTTCGAAGCGGACTTTTCGTGGCCCTGGCCGAATGGGCGGCAAAAAAGGCAAATTCTCTTGCCCCTCCCGGCGAAAGGGTCTGGAAAGCAAACCTCCTGGTGCCAGTAGAAGACCCCCGGGACCTCCGGGGAACCTTTAATTTCCTCAGGAATATTGCGTATCCCAAGGGTTCGATCAAACTTATGGGCCTGACAGGGAAAGTGAAAGAAGATATTCTCCTCTCCCGGCTTCCTGAAATGAGCCAGGGTTTTCAGGAAGAAGGGATTTTCGCTTCCTGGACTCTTATAGAGAGTGCAGAATTCGGAAAGAACCTGATCGCAGGCATGGAAGCTTTGACAGGTTCGTTTTTCCGCCCGGGGATTCTTTTTTTAAGGCTTCCCGAATCCCGGGACCGAGATGAAGAAATCCGGGAGATCATAAGGAATGCGGCCCTGCACAGGATGGGGGTGCTCCTCCTCTCAAAACACCCTAAATCCGGGTTTGGGAGGAGAAATTCCATCAACCTCTGGGTCGAAGACAGGGGGCCCGCCTGGGAAATCAGTATGGACCTTGGAAACCTGGACCTGGCTCTGCTTACCGCATACAAGCTTAAACGCAACTGGAAAGCGTCTCTGAGTTTTACGGCCCTGATAGACTCCCCTTCCCGGATCCGGGCAGCCAGAGACTTCCTGTATTCCCTTGCCGACCTGGCCCGGATCCCGAACGTAGCTGTGCGGGTGCTGCACGAAGGCCTGGAAAAAAGCTCTGGAGTTCCCTCAGCTTCCCTGCACATTTTCTGCCTATCTCCAGACCCTGACCTTGACCTTGCCCGGGCTTTAACGGAAAAAACAGGCTCTTCGTGCCTTTTTGCCCTGGATTCCGGAGAAGAAAACGCTCTAGCCTGA
- the galU gene encoding UTP--glucose-1-phosphate uridylyltransferase GalU, producing MNVKKAIIPAAGLGTRFLPATKSMPKEMLPIIDTPVFQYVVEEAIESGIEDIIIITGRGKRAIEDYFDDSPELEMHLAKKHNTDLLKLVRDISSLVDIHYIRQKEPLGLGDAILRAEKHIGNEPFAVLLGDDIIVNDKPCTAQLIENFDKYGRSTIAVEEVPYEKLSSYGIIKGKLFDDSLYVLEDIVEKPAPEDAPSNIGAIGRYVFTPEIFDCIKAAGKGVGNEIQLTDGIRLLNESQTIYAYEFKGTRYDTGDKLGYVKAIVDFALRNDSLRDDVLEYLKLVTASETSLE from the coding sequence TTGAATGTCAAAAAAGCAATAATCCCCGCAGCCGGCCTTGGAACCCGTTTCCTGCCTGCAACGAAGTCCATGCCAAAGGAAATGCTTCCTATCATCGATACGCCTGTTTTCCAGTACGTGGTAGAAGAAGCCATCGAATCCGGAATCGAAGACATAATCATTATTACGGGCCGCGGTAAGAGGGCGATTGAAGATTACTTTGACGACTCTCCCGAACTCGAGATGCACCTTGCAAAAAAACACAATACCGACCTTCTCAAACTTGTTCGGGACATCTCCTCCCTTGTGGACATCCACTACATCCGCCAGAAAGAGCCCCTGGGGCTTGGGGACGCCATCCTGAGAGCGGAAAAGCATATAGGAAATGAGCCTTTTGCAGTGCTTCTGGGCGATGACATTATTGTCAACGACAAGCCCTGCACCGCCCAGCTAATTGAAAACTTTGATAAGTACGGGCGCTCCACGATAGCCGTGGAAGAGGTGCCCTATGAAAAGTTGAGCAGTTATGGGATAATCAAAGGCAAGCTTTTCGATGACTCTCTCTACGTTCTGGAAGACATTGTGGAAAAACCTGCCCCAGAAGACGCCCCCTCAAACATCGGGGCAATCGGGCGCTACGTCTTCACCCCCGAGATCTTCGACTGCATCAAAGCAGCAGGAAAAGGCGTAGGAAATGAGATCCAGCTAACGGACGGGATCAGGCTCCTTAACGAGTCCCAGACCATCTATGCATACGAGTTCAAAGGGACGCGCTATGATACCGGGGACAAACTCGGCTACGTAAAGGCAATCGTGGACTTCGCCCTGCGGAACGATTCCCTTCGTGACGACGTGCTCGAATACCTCAAATTAGTTACTGCTTCGGAAACCTCTCTGGAATGA
- a CDS encoding glycosyltransferase has translation MSVALALGLYSLISEPVSIVSSPSPFSEKALRHELTVVIPACNEESSIGSKVLLAAHYADRVLVLDRGSTDRTMEVAALGGASVLPQAGGEEALLKVLFKASFDSELVVLIYPECMQDIDLLSHVLDPLRNGGFELSVGSWPCRFSHEMENVRLLNGKKACREKVGFFAVTAASLQKLNSGPAHLSLGSLISAAEAENIKINYMSFNADPVFRKLESCSIGVVVPAYNEEKLIGETLSGIPEYVDRIYLIDDGSTDRTGEIVKSFRDPRVLYLRHDENKGVGAGIIDGYKLALKDEMDVVAVMAGDNQMDPAELPRLLFPILEGETDYTKGNRLLSDSFRTGMSPWRSFGNTLLSLLTKIGSGYWQVTDPQNGYTAISRQALEALDLDAVYPYYGYCNDLLIKLNAFGMRVMDVVIPARYGREKSSIKYSRYVLKVSPMLFKGFLWRLRVKYTVLDFHPLVLFYLAGMIALPFGVLFGFWVFLQALLQTPLPSYYVLLDLFVLGMGVQMLLFGMLFDMQAEKKRAVNV, from the coding sequence TTGTCTGTAGCCCTTGCACTTGGTCTTTATTCTTTGATTTCCGAGCCTGTAAGCATAGTGTCTTCTCCGTCTCCGTTTTCCGAGAAGGCGCTCAGGCACGAACTTACGGTAGTGATCCCGGCCTGTAACGAAGAATCTTCCATCGGAAGCAAGGTTTTGCTTGCGGCACATTATGCTGACCGGGTACTTGTGCTTGATAGGGGCTCTACTGACCGGACCATGGAAGTGGCGGCTCTGGGTGGGGCAAGCGTCCTTCCGCAGGCAGGGGGAGAAGAAGCGCTGCTGAAGGTCCTTTTCAAGGCATCTTTTGATTCGGAACTCGTGGTGCTTATTTATCCGGAATGTATGCAGGATATCGACCTGCTTTCTCATGTGCTCGATCCTTTGAGGAACGGAGGCTTTGAACTTTCGGTAGGTTCCTGGCCGTGCAGGTTTTCGCACGAGATGGAAAACGTCAGGCTTCTGAACGGGAAAAAAGCCTGCAGGGAAAAAGTAGGTTTCTTTGCCGTAACAGCCGCTTCGCTTCAAAAGCTCAACTCAGGCCCTGCACATCTGTCTTTGGGGTCCCTTATCTCCGCCGCTGAAGCGGAAAATATCAAAATAAATTACATGAGCTTTAATGCGGATCCGGTGTTCAGAAAGCTGGAAAGCTGCAGCATAGGGGTTGTTGTCCCTGCCTATAATGAAGAAAAGCTTATTGGGGAGACCCTGAGCGGAATTCCGGAATATGTGGACAGGATCTACTTGATTGATGACGGCAGCACGGACCGGACAGGGGAGATTGTGAAAAGCTTCAGGGACCCGAGGGTCCTGTACCTGCGCCACGATGAAAATAAAGGGGTAGGTGCAGGGATTATCGACGGGTATAAGCTGGCTTTGAAGGATGAAATGGATGTTGTGGCCGTTATGGCCGGGGACAACCAGATGGACCCCGCCGAACTGCCCCGACTGCTCTTTCCGATCCTCGAAGGGGAGACTGACTACACCAAGGGCAACAGGCTTCTTTCCGATAGTTTCAGGACCGGCATGAGCCCCTGGAGGTCTTTCGGGAACACGCTTCTCAGCTTGCTTACGAAGATCGGAAGCGGATACTGGCAGGTCACGGACCCTCAGAACGGGTACACGGCTATTTCCAGGCAGGCTCTTGAGGCCCTGGACCTTGACGCAGTATATCCTTATTACGGCTACTGCAATGACCTGTTGATCAAATTGAACGCTTTCGGGATGAGAGTCATGGACGTGGTGATTCCCGCCCGTTATGGCAGGGAGAAATCCTCTATAAAATACAGCAGGTACGTCCTCAAGGTTTCACCAATGCTCTTTAAGGGTTTTCTCTGGAGGCTAAGGGTCAAGTACACGGTCCTGGACTTCCATCCACTGGTCCTCTTCTACCTTGCCGGGATGATTGCCCTACCTTTTGGTGTGCTCTTCGGATTCTGGGTCTTTCTGCAGGCGCTGCTGCAAACTCCGCTTCCTTCCTACTATGTCCTGCTGGACCTTTTCGTGCTGGGTATGGGTGTCCAGATGCTTCTCTTCGGAATGCTTTTTGACATGCAGGCTGAAAAAAAGAGGGCAGTAAATGTCTGA
- a CDS encoding DegT/DnrJ/EryC1/StrS aminotransferase family protein has protein sequence MIGIAEPQLGGEELEAVSAVLYSGMLAQGPKVEEFEEAFAGYLGCEHAVAVNSGTAALHCALLAHGIGQGDEVITTPFSFVASGNSILYTGARPVFADIETETYTLDPEKIQEKISPKTKAIMPVHLYGHPAGMKVILELAEDHGLAVIEDACQAHGAKYRGKKVGSFGTGTFSFYPTKNMTTGEGGMLTTSEREVAEKAKLIRAHGSKIRYLHETLGYNLRMTDIAAAIGIVQLGKLENFNSRRRKNAEFLSGKLAGLAGVRTPSVKEGCTHVFHQYTVTVKERDLLADFLGKEGIGAGVHYPRTIPDQPLYENLGYRDMIPEAEKAAKEVLSLPVHPGLSGEDLKQISEAVRNFFSDN, from the coding sequence ATGATAGGAATTGCAGAACCTCAACTCGGGGGGGAAGAGTTAGAGGCAGTGTCGGCGGTCCTGTATTCAGGAATGCTGGCCCAGGGCCCGAAAGTTGAGGAATTTGAAGAGGCTTTTGCCGGTTATCTCGGATGTGAACATGCCGTTGCCGTGAATTCCGGAACAGCTGCCCTGCACTGCGCCCTGCTCGCCCACGGAATAGGACAGGGGGATGAAGTCATCACGACACCATTCAGCTTTGTTGCAAGTGGGAACTCCATCCTGTATACGGGCGCAAGGCCGGTATTCGCAGACATCGAAACCGAAACATACACTCTTGATCCTGAAAAAATCCAGGAGAAAATAAGCCCGAAAACAAAAGCAATTATGCCTGTCCACCTTTACGGTCACCCTGCAGGGATGAAGGTAATCCTGGAACTTGCGGAAGACCACGGTCTTGCCGTAATAGAAGATGCCTGCCAGGCGCACGGTGCGAAGTACCGGGGAAAGAAAGTAGGGAGTTTCGGGACAGGGACATTCAGCTTCTATCCCACGAAAAACATGACCACCGGAGAGGGAGGAATGCTCACTACCAGCGAGAGGGAAGTTGCGGAAAAAGCAAAGCTGATAAGGGCGCACGGTTCAAAGATCAGGTACCTGCACGAAACGTTAGGGTATAACCTGCGCATGACAGACATTGCCGCGGCAATCGGGATCGTGCAGCTGGGGAAACTGGAAAACTTCAACTCCCGCCGCCGGAAAAACGCAGAATTCCTGTCCGGGAAACTTGCCGGGCTTGCGGGGGTCAGGACCCCGTCCGTGAAGGAGGGGTGCACCCACGTATTCCACCAGTATACGGTCACGGTCAAAGAAAGGGACCTGCTGGCAGACTTCCTCGGAAAAGAAGGGATCGGGGCGGGAGTCCATTACCCAAGAACGATTCCAGACCAGCCCCTGTACGAAAACCTGGGATACAGGGACATGATCCCCGAGGCTGAGAAAGCTGCAAAAGAAGTGCTTTCCCTGCCCGTACACCCGGGACTTTCGGGAGAGGACCTGAAACAAATTTCAGAGGCAGTCAGGAATTTCTTTAGCGATAACTAA
- a CDS encoding metal-dependent hydrolase: MLLFGHLGVTLGIFFSLGFIIPHLRKFIDFRYLALGSMLPDIVDKPLGKLIFAQTLANGRIIGHTLLFSLSLALLGFYIYEKKRNPWLLTCAAGSFFHLLEDRMWANPVTFFWPLFGWSFPRGCPDHTGLEYFIEMFKRSFEPELSPCFISELLGMIIISFFIVSSIKKRIEKR, encoded by the coding sequence ATGCTTCTTTTCGGTCATCTGGGGGTTACTTTGGGGATCTTTTTCTCACTGGGATTCATAATTCCACATCTCAGGAAATTTATTGATTTCAGGTACCTTGCCCTTGGCTCCATGCTTCCCGACATCGTCGACAAACCCCTGGGGAAATTAATCTTTGCCCAGACCCTTGCAAACGGCCGGATTATAGGCCATACCTTATTATTTAGCCTGTCTCTTGCCCTTTTAGGGTTTTACATTTATGAAAAGAAAAGAAACCCATGGCTTCTCACCTGTGCCGCAGGTTCGTTTTTCCACCTGCTCGAAGACAGGATGTGGGCAAATCCTGTAACGTTTTTTTGGCCGCTTTTTGGGTGGAGCTTTCCGAGAGGTTGCCCGGACCATACGGGCCTTGAATACTTTATAGAAATGTTCAAAAGATCCTTCGAGCCCGAATTATCCCCGTGTTTCATCAGTGAACTCCTGGGCATGATCATAATTAGTTTCTTTATTGTAAGCTCTATTAAAAAAAGAATTGAAAAGCGGTAA
- a CDS encoding DUF1847 domain-containing protein, producing the protein MKCALCDEKKCYKGKDCTSIKDEISYEGGDLDSMQVSAEIEAHYYMEKTRLEELILYAQKMGYKKLGIAFCIGLEREAKTIHKILARDFEVFSVCCKVCGLDKEAFGLEKLYGKGFEATCNPIGQAKVLNESETDLNIIVGLCIGHDILFTQNSEAPVTTFIVKDRVLTHNPAGAIYSGYYLKKRFGISE; encoded by the coding sequence ATGAAGTGCGCACTCTGTGATGAAAAAAAATGCTATAAAGGAAAAGACTGCACGAGCATCAAAGACGAGATTTCCTACGAAGGCGGGGACCTGGATTCTATGCAGGTCTCAGCTGAGATCGAGGCCCACTACTATATGGAAAAGACCAGGCTTGAAGAACTCATCCTTTACGCACAGAAGATGGGCTACAAAAAGCTCGGGATTGCTTTTTGCATAGGGCTTGAAAGGGAAGCAAAAACCATCCACAAAATTCTTGCTCGGGATTTCGAGGTATTTTCGGTCTGCTGCAAGGTCTGCGGCCTTGACAAGGAAGCTTTCGGTCTCGAGAAGTTATACGGGAAAGGGTTTGAAGCAACCTGCAATCCCATAGGCCAGGCAAAAGTCCTGAATGAAAGTGAAACTGACCTGAATATCATAGTCGGACTCTGCATCGGGCATGATATCCTTTTTACCCAGAACTCCGAAGCGCCGGTGACAACGTTCATTGTCAAAGACCGGGTGCTCACTCATAACCCTGCGGGAGCTATCTATTCGGGATATTACCTGAAAAAAAGGTTTGGAATATCGGAATGA
- a CDS encoding UDP-glucose/GDP-mannose dehydrogenase family protein — protein sequence MKVSVIGSGYVGSVTAACFADVGHEVVCVDIDEKKVEQINKGVPPIYEEGLEELLGKYAGKRLIATTDSVFAVQDTEISFICVGTPSGEDGSIDLSIVRAAAGSIGEALAKKEGYHVVVVKSTVVPETTEKVVLPILEEKSGKKAGKDFGVAMNPEFLREGKAVYDFMHPDKIVVGANDRRAGDLVSELYRGFDCEVTHTIPRTAEMIKYANNSFLATKISFANEIGNICKKLGIDTYEVMQAVGKDFRISPNFLNSGAGFGGSCFPKDVKALIGKAKDIGYEPLLLESVIAVNEKQPLLMTEILERKAGDLKGKKVAVLGLAFKNDTDDIRESRAIPIIAELLRLGARIFAYDPMAAGSMKRVFPTIEYCKSAAEALKDADACLVMTEWEEFKELDAEFEDMKEKIVIDGRRIIRAKGLDYEGLCW from the coding sequence ATGAAAGTTTCGGTCATAGGTTCAGGGTACGTGGGCTCGGTCACAGCTGCATGTTTTGCCGACGTGGGGCACGAAGTGGTCTGCGTGGATATCGACGAGAAAAAGGTGGAGCAGATAAATAAGGGGGTCCCCCCGATCTACGAAGAGGGGCTCGAAGAACTTTTAGGGAAATACGCAGGAAAAAGGCTCATAGCTACCACGGACTCGGTGTTTGCTGTCCAGGATACGGAAATTTCGTTTATCTGCGTCGGGACCCCGTCAGGGGAAGACGGGAGCATCGACCTTTCAATAGTCCGGGCAGCCGCAGGGAGTATCGGGGAAGCCCTGGCAAAGAAGGAAGGCTACCATGTGGTTGTGGTAAAGAGCACGGTGGTGCCCGAAACTACGGAAAAAGTCGTCCTGCCTATCCTGGAAGAAAAATCCGGGAAAAAGGCAGGAAAGGACTTCGGAGTTGCAATGAACCCCGAGTTCCTGCGGGAAGGAAAGGCGGTTTACGATTTCATGCACCCGGACAAGATCGTTGTCGGGGCAAATGACCGGAGGGCAGGGGACCTGGTTTCCGAACTTTACCGGGGCTTCGACTGCGAGGTCACCCACACCATTCCCCGGACTGCGGAAATGATCAAGTACGCAAACAACTCCTTCCTGGCAACCAAGATCTCCTTTGCCAACGAAATCGGGAACATCTGCAAGAAGCTCGGGATCGACACCTATGAGGTCATGCAGGCAGTCGGGAAGGACTTTCGGATTTCCCCGAATTTCCTGAACTCCGGAGCCGGTTTCGGAGGGTCCTGCTTCCCCAAGGACGTAAAAGCCCTGATAGGGAAAGCAAAGGATATAGGGTACGAGCCCTTGCTCCTGGAATCCGTGATCGCGGTAAACGAAAAGCAGCCCCTCCTGATGACCGAAATCCTGGAAAGGAAAGCAGGGGACCTGAAAGGCAAAAAGGTCGCAGTCCTGGGCCTGGCCTTTAAAAACGACACCGACGACATCCGGGAATCAAGAGCTATCCCGATCATCGCCGAGCTCCTGAGGCTCGGAGCAAGGATTTTTGCCTACGACCCCATGGCTGCCGGGAGCATGAAAAGGGTCTTCCCGACAATAGAGTACTGCAAAAGCGCAGCTGAAGCCCTGAAGGATGCCGACGCCTGCCTGGTGATGACGGAATGGGAAGAGTTCAAAGAGCTGGACGCCGAGTTCGAAGATATGAAAGAAAAAATAGTGATTGACGGAAGAAGGATAATCAGGGCAAAAGGGCTTGATTACGAAGGGCTCTGCTGGTGA
- a CDS encoding UDP-N-acetylglucosamine 3-dehydrogenase: protein MIRVGVIGTGYMGENHVRIYSEMEDVKLLGISDPNASRARELAVRYETKPFTNHTKMFEKLGLDAVSIAAPTTLHYPIVLDALQAGVDVLVEKPIADSIENASSMIESAEEYDRHLMVGHIERFNPAVQKLKELIDSGTLGKVVSVSTRRVGPYNPRIRDVGVILDIGVHDIDIISYLYGMKVNQVYAVAGSDIHSFEDHASIHLRLNHEYSGLVETNWLTPHKIRKLTAVGLKGVAYLDYLEQSVEMHDNGWIRKARVEKAEPLKNELSHFVHCAREGTCPKPSGEEGKHALEVAMAAIRSYREEKMIEI, encoded by the coding sequence TTGATACGCGTAGGAGTCATCGGAACAGGGTACATGGGGGAAAACCATGTCCGGATCTACAGTGAGATGGAGGACGTAAAGCTGCTCGGGATTTCCGACCCGAACGCTTCCAGAGCAAGGGAACTGGCAGTCAGATACGAAACAAAACCTTTTACAAACCATACTAAAATGTTTGAAAAGCTGGGGCTTGATGCGGTAAGCATTGCAGCCCCTACCACCCTGCACTACCCTATAGTCCTCGATGCACTGCAGGCAGGGGTGGACGTGCTTGTGGAAAAACCCATTGCCGACAGCATTGAAAACGCAAGTTCCATGATCGAATCGGCAGAGGAATATGACAGGCACCTGATGGTGGGGCATATCGAGAGGTTCAACCCTGCGGTCCAGAAATTAAAGGAGCTCATAGACTCCGGGACCCTCGGGAAAGTTGTTTCCGTCTCAACCCGCAGGGTCGGGCCGTACAACCCCAGGATCCGGGACGTAGGAGTGATCCTGGATATAGGGGTTCATGATATTGACATCATCTCCTACCTATACGGGATGAAGGTAAACCAGGTCTATGCCGTGGCAGGTTCGGATATCCATTCATTTGAGGACCACGCTTCCATCCACCTGCGCCTGAATCATGAGTACTCGGGGCTCGTAGAAACAAACTGGCTCACCCCGCACAAGATACGAAAACTCACGGCAGTTGGGCTGAAAGGGGTGGCTTATCTCGATTACCTGGAGCAGAGCGTGGAAATGCACGACAACGGCTGGATCCGGAAAGCCAGGGTTGAAAAAGCCGAACCCCTGAAAAATGAACTTTCCCACTTCGTCCACTGTGCCAGGGAGGGGACCTGCCCGAAACCTTCGGGAGAGGAAGGGAAACACGCCCTTGAAGTGGCAATGGCCGCAATCCGCTCATACAGAGAAGAAAAAATGATAGAAATTTGA